In Carya illinoinensis cultivar Pawnee chromosome 10, C.illinoinensisPawnee_v1, whole genome shotgun sequence, one DNA window encodes the following:
- the LOC122279287 gene encoding probable glutamate carboxypeptidase AMP1 isoform X2 — MAEAVFCKPSTIFTSKPSPFCTFLLILVLCILGFYTPLYRSTTPSPSKSQNALRFRQIFLSSANNNTLASYLRALTQHPHLAGTKASLDTTHYVLSHFKDLGLETRTAQYRALLSYPTHSSLSAHFINGTVLRLPLTEFTQATPDVVPPYHAYSPSGSAYAKVVFVNHGTDEDYRALGALGVNASGCVVIARKGDFPRGIVVQKAEAHGAVAMLLYAEGDKFKKGFERGTVMRGVGDPLSPGWAGVDGGESLDMEETEVLRRFPKIPSMPLSAEAAGAILGSLGGAPFPPDWRIGAGHVGPGPTILNFSYQGEERVVRIHNVFAVLRGLEEPDRYVLLGNHRDAWTYGAVDPNSGTAALLDIARRYARMMGLGWQPRRTIILCSWDAEEFGMIGSTEWVEENLQNLGSKAVAYLNVDCAVQGPDFFVRATPQLDNLLREVTKKVKDPDLGGATVYERWGATNMGTTIQRLSAVDSDFAPFLQHAGVPSVDIYYGRDFPVYHTAFDSYDWMTKYGDPKFQRHVAVAGIWGIVALHLADDSVLPFNYLSYAHQLQEYTDVLRNLLDGSVSIHPLVASIEELTFAAKAAQAEAKILREQESSDDSVVLQKRALNDRLMLAERGFLDSEGLEGRQWFKHLIYGPPSDYESKLVFFPGVADAISGSARMNRKERQAAIQHEIWRAARAIQRAARAIKGELT, encoded by the exons ATGGCTGAAGCCGTTTTCTGCAAGCCCAGTACCATCTTCACGTCGAAACCATCTCCCTTTTGCACCTTCCTGCTCATCCTTGTCCTCTGCATTCTGGGCTTCTATACTCCACTCTACCGAAGCACTACACCATCTCCATCAAAATCCCAAAATGCTCTCCGCTTCCGCCAGATTTTTCTCTCCTCTGCCAACAACAACACCCTCGCCTCCTACCTCCGCGCCCTTACCCAGCACCCTCACCTCGCCGGAACCAAAGCTTCCCTCGATACCACTCATTACGTACTCTCCCACTTCAAGGACCTCGGACTCGAAACTCGCACCGCCCAATACCGGGCCCTCCTCTCCTATCCTACGCACTCCTCCCTTTCCGCGCATTTTATCAACGGCACTGTCCTTCGCCTGCCCTTGACGGAGTTCACCCAGGCGACACCGGACGTTGTACCACCCTACCATGCGTACTCGCCATCCGGGTCGGCTTACGCTAAGGTGGTGTTCGTTAATCACGGTACGGACGAAGATTATCGTGCACTGGGGGCCTTGGGGGTGAACGCTAGCGGGTGTGTGGTGATTGCGAGGAAGGGTGATTTTCCCAGAGGGATTGTGGTCCAGAAGGCTGAGGCGCATGGGGCTGTGGCTATGCTACTGTACGCCGAGGGGGACAAGTTTAAGAAGGGTTTTGAGAGAGGGACCGTGATGAGGGGCGTGGGGGACCCACTGAGCCCCGGGTGGGCGGGGGTTGATGGTGGCGAGAGCTTGGACATGGAGGAGACTGAGGTTTTGAGAAGATTTCCTAAAATTCCGTCCATGCCCTTGTCCGCCGAGGCCGCCGGAGCCATCTTAGGCTCTCTTGGGGGCGCGCCGTTTCCTCCGGACTGGCGCATCGGGGCCGGGCATGTCGGCCCAGGCCCCACAATTTTGAACTTCAGTTACCAG GGGGAGGAAAGGGTAGTCCGAATCCACAATGTTTTTGCTGTTTTAAGGGGACTGGAAGAGCCTGACCGCTATGTGCTGCTTGGCAATCATAGAGATGCATGGACATATGGTGCTGTCGATCCCAACAGCGGAACCGCAGCCCTGCTTGACATTGCTCGTCGATATGCTCGTATGATGGGTTTGGGTTGGCAGCCTCGAAGGACAATAATTCTCTGCAGTTGGGATGCAGAAGAGTTTGGGATG ATAGGATCCACTGAGTGGGTTGAAGAAAACCTCCAAAATCTTGGCTCCAAAGCTGTTGCCTACCTCAATGTTGATTGTGCTGTTCAAGGTCCAGACTTCTTTGTTAGAGCAACTCCCCAGCTAGACAATCTCCTTCGTGAGGTCACAAAGAAG GTCAAGGATCCAGATTTAGGGGGTGCGACGGTGTATGAGAGGTGGGGTGCCACAAATATGGGCACAACT ATACAAAGGCTTAGTGCAGTTGATTCTGATTTTGCTCCATTCCTGCAACATGCGGGGGTTCCTTCTGTTGACATATACTATGGCAGAG ATTTTCCTGTATACCACACTGCTTTTGACTCCTATGACTGGATGACAAAGTACGGAGATCCAAAGTTTCAGCGGCATGTGGCTG TTGCAGGAATTTGGGGAATTGTAGCCCTTCACCTGGCTGATGATTCAGTTCTACCATTCAATTACCTCTCTTATGCTCACCAGTTGCAG GAGTATACAGATGTCTTGCGCAACCTGTTGGATGGTAGTGTATCTATTCATCCTTTGGTAGCATCAATTGAAGAACTTACCTTTGCAGCAAAAGCAGCTCAGGCTGAGGCAAAG ATACTGAGAGAGCAAGAATCAAGTGATGATTCTGTAGTGTTGCAAAAGCGAGCATTGAATGATCGGCTGATGCTTGCTGAAAGAGGGTTCTTGGATTCAGAGGGGCTTGAAGGAAGGCAGTGGTTTAAGCATCTT ATTTATGGGCCTCCCAGTGACTATGAAAGCAAGCTAGTTTTCTTCCCTGGAGTAGCAGATGCTATTTCTGGATCTGCAAGAATGAATAGAAAAGAAAGGCAAGCAGCAATTCAGCATGAGATTTGGAGGGCTGCCAGAGCAATACAAAGGGCTGCCAGAGCCATTAAAGGGGAACTAAcctga
- the LOC122279287 gene encoding probable glutamate carboxypeptidase AMP1 isoform X1, protein MAEAVFCKPSTIFTSKPSPFCTFLLILVLCILGFYTPLYRSTTPSPSKSQNALRFRQIFLSSANNNTLASYLRALTQHPHLAGTKASLDTTHYVLSHFKDLGLETRTAQYRALLSYPTHSSLSAHFINGTVLRLPLTEFTQATPDVVPPYHAYSPSGSAYAKVVFVNHGTDEDYRALGALGVNASGCVVIARKGDFPRGIVVQKAEAHGAVAMLLYAEGDKFKKGFERGTVMRGVGDPLSPGWAGVDGGESLDMEETEVLRRFPKIPSMPLSAEAAGAILGSLGGAPFPPDWRIGAGHVGPGPTILNFSYQGEERVVRIHNVFAVLRGLEEPDRYVLLGNHRDAWTYGAVDPNSGTAALLDIARRYARMMGLGWQPRRTIILCSWDAEEFGMIGSTEWVEENLQNLGSKAVAYLNVDCAVQGPDFFVRATPQLDNLLREVTKKVKDPDLGGATVYERWGATNMGTTIQRLSAVDSDFAPFLQHAGVPSVDIYYGRDFPVYHTAFDSYDWMTKYGDPKFQRHVADTLFLFCVASVAGIWGIVALHLADDSVLPFNYLSYAHQLQEYTDVLRNLLDGSVSIHPLVASIEELTFAAKAAQAEAKILREQESSDDSVVLQKRALNDRLMLAERGFLDSEGLEGRQWFKHLIYGPPSDYESKLVFFPGVADAISGSARMNRKERQAAIQHEIWRAARAIQRAARAIKGELT, encoded by the exons ATGGCTGAAGCCGTTTTCTGCAAGCCCAGTACCATCTTCACGTCGAAACCATCTCCCTTTTGCACCTTCCTGCTCATCCTTGTCCTCTGCATTCTGGGCTTCTATACTCCACTCTACCGAAGCACTACACCATCTCCATCAAAATCCCAAAATGCTCTCCGCTTCCGCCAGATTTTTCTCTCCTCTGCCAACAACAACACCCTCGCCTCCTACCTCCGCGCCCTTACCCAGCACCCTCACCTCGCCGGAACCAAAGCTTCCCTCGATACCACTCATTACGTACTCTCCCACTTCAAGGACCTCGGACTCGAAACTCGCACCGCCCAATACCGGGCCCTCCTCTCCTATCCTACGCACTCCTCCCTTTCCGCGCATTTTATCAACGGCACTGTCCTTCGCCTGCCCTTGACGGAGTTCACCCAGGCGACACCGGACGTTGTACCACCCTACCATGCGTACTCGCCATCCGGGTCGGCTTACGCTAAGGTGGTGTTCGTTAATCACGGTACGGACGAAGATTATCGTGCACTGGGGGCCTTGGGGGTGAACGCTAGCGGGTGTGTGGTGATTGCGAGGAAGGGTGATTTTCCCAGAGGGATTGTGGTCCAGAAGGCTGAGGCGCATGGGGCTGTGGCTATGCTACTGTACGCCGAGGGGGACAAGTTTAAGAAGGGTTTTGAGAGAGGGACCGTGATGAGGGGCGTGGGGGACCCACTGAGCCCCGGGTGGGCGGGGGTTGATGGTGGCGAGAGCTTGGACATGGAGGAGACTGAGGTTTTGAGAAGATTTCCTAAAATTCCGTCCATGCCCTTGTCCGCCGAGGCCGCCGGAGCCATCTTAGGCTCTCTTGGGGGCGCGCCGTTTCCTCCGGACTGGCGCATCGGGGCCGGGCATGTCGGCCCAGGCCCCACAATTTTGAACTTCAGTTACCAG GGGGAGGAAAGGGTAGTCCGAATCCACAATGTTTTTGCTGTTTTAAGGGGACTGGAAGAGCCTGACCGCTATGTGCTGCTTGGCAATCATAGAGATGCATGGACATATGGTGCTGTCGATCCCAACAGCGGAACCGCAGCCCTGCTTGACATTGCTCGTCGATATGCTCGTATGATGGGTTTGGGTTGGCAGCCTCGAAGGACAATAATTCTCTGCAGTTGGGATGCAGAAGAGTTTGGGATG ATAGGATCCACTGAGTGGGTTGAAGAAAACCTCCAAAATCTTGGCTCCAAAGCTGTTGCCTACCTCAATGTTGATTGTGCTGTTCAAGGTCCAGACTTCTTTGTTAGAGCAACTCCCCAGCTAGACAATCTCCTTCGTGAGGTCACAAAGAAG GTCAAGGATCCAGATTTAGGGGGTGCGACGGTGTATGAGAGGTGGGGTGCCACAAATATGGGCACAACT ATACAAAGGCTTAGTGCAGTTGATTCTGATTTTGCTCCATTCCTGCAACATGCGGGGGTTCCTTCTGTTGACATATACTATGGCAGAG ATTTTCCTGTATACCACACTGCTTTTGACTCCTATGACTGGATGACAAAGTACGGAGATCCAAAGTTTCAGCGGCATGTGGCTG ATACATTGTTTCTGTTTTGCGTTGCTTCAGTTGCAGGAATTTGGGGAATTGTAGCCCTTCACCTGGCTGATGATTCAGTTCTACCATTCAATTACCTCTCTTATGCTCACCAGTTGCAG GAGTATACAGATGTCTTGCGCAACCTGTTGGATGGTAGTGTATCTATTCATCCTTTGGTAGCATCAATTGAAGAACTTACCTTTGCAGCAAAAGCAGCTCAGGCTGAGGCAAAG ATACTGAGAGAGCAAGAATCAAGTGATGATTCTGTAGTGTTGCAAAAGCGAGCATTGAATGATCGGCTGATGCTTGCTGAAAGAGGGTTCTTGGATTCAGAGGGGCTTGAAGGAAGGCAGTGGTTTAAGCATCTT ATTTATGGGCCTCCCAGTGACTATGAAAGCAAGCTAGTTTTCTTCCCTGGAGTAGCAGATGCTATTTCTGGATCTGCAAGAATGAATAGAAAAGAAAGGCAAGCAGCAATTCAGCATGAGATTTGGAGGGCTGCCAGAGCAATACAAAGGGCTGCCAGAGCCATTAAAGGGGAACTAAcctga
- the LOC122279287 gene encoding probable glutamate carboxypeptidase AMP1 isoform X3 — translation MAEAVFCKPSTIFTSKPSPFCTFLLILVLCILGFYTPLYRSTTPSPSKSQNALRFRQIFLSSANNNTLASYLRALTQHPHLAGTKASLDTTHYVLSHFKDLGLETRTAQYRALLSYPTHSSLSAHFINGTVLRLPLTEFTQATPDVVPPYHAYSPSGSAYAKVVFVNHGTDEDYRALGALGVNASGCVVIARKGDFPRGIVVQKAEAHGAVAMLLYAEGDKFKKGFERGTVMRGVGDPLSPGWAGVDGGESLDMEETEVLRRFPKIPSMPLSAEAAGAILGSLGGAPFPPDWRIGAGHVGPGPTILNFSYQGEERVVRIHNVFAVLRGLEEPDRYVLLGNHRDAWTYGAVDPNSGTAALLDIARRYARMMGLGWQPRRTIILCSWDAEEFGMIGSTEWVEENLQNLGSKAVAYLNVDCAVQGPDFFVRATPQLDNLLREVTKKVKDPDLGGATVYERWGATNMGTTIQRLSAVDSDFAPFLQHAGVPSVDIYYGRDFPVYHTAFDSYDWMTKYGDPKFQRHVAVAGIWGIVALHLADDSVLPFNYLSYAHQLQVLMSIQMSCATCWMVVYLFILW, via the exons ATGGCTGAAGCCGTTTTCTGCAAGCCCAGTACCATCTTCACGTCGAAACCATCTCCCTTTTGCACCTTCCTGCTCATCCTTGTCCTCTGCATTCTGGGCTTCTATACTCCACTCTACCGAAGCACTACACCATCTCCATCAAAATCCCAAAATGCTCTCCGCTTCCGCCAGATTTTTCTCTCCTCTGCCAACAACAACACCCTCGCCTCCTACCTCCGCGCCCTTACCCAGCACCCTCACCTCGCCGGAACCAAAGCTTCCCTCGATACCACTCATTACGTACTCTCCCACTTCAAGGACCTCGGACTCGAAACTCGCACCGCCCAATACCGGGCCCTCCTCTCCTATCCTACGCACTCCTCCCTTTCCGCGCATTTTATCAACGGCACTGTCCTTCGCCTGCCCTTGACGGAGTTCACCCAGGCGACACCGGACGTTGTACCACCCTACCATGCGTACTCGCCATCCGGGTCGGCTTACGCTAAGGTGGTGTTCGTTAATCACGGTACGGACGAAGATTATCGTGCACTGGGGGCCTTGGGGGTGAACGCTAGCGGGTGTGTGGTGATTGCGAGGAAGGGTGATTTTCCCAGAGGGATTGTGGTCCAGAAGGCTGAGGCGCATGGGGCTGTGGCTATGCTACTGTACGCCGAGGGGGACAAGTTTAAGAAGGGTTTTGAGAGAGGGACCGTGATGAGGGGCGTGGGGGACCCACTGAGCCCCGGGTGGGCGGGGGTTGATGGTGGCGAGAGCTTGGACATGGAGGAGACTGAGGTTTTGAGAAGATTTCCTAAAATTCCGTCCATGCCCTTGTCCGCCGAGGCCGCCGGAGCCATCTTAGGCTCTCTTGGGGGCGCGCCGTTTCCTCCGGACTGGCGCATCGGGGCCGGGCATGTCGGCCCAGGCCCCACAATTTTGAACTTCAGTTACCAG GGGGAGGAAAGGGTAGTCCGAATCCACAATGTTTTTGCTGTTTTAAGGGGACTGGAAGAGCCTGACCGCTATGTGCTGCTTGGCAATCATAGAGATGCATGGACATATGGTGCTGTCGATCCCAACAGCGGAACCGCAGCCCTGCTTGACATTGCTCGTCGATATGCTCGTATGATGGGTTTGGGTTGGCAGCCTCGAAGGACAATAATTCTCTGCAGTTGGGATGCAGAAGAGTTTGGGATG ATAGGATCCACTGAGTGGGTTGAAGAAAACCTCCAAAATCTTGGCTCCAAAGCTGTTGCCTACCTCAATGTTGATTGTGCTGTTCAAGGTCCAGACTTCTTTGTTAGAGCAACTCCCCAGCTAGACAATCTCCTTCGTGAGGTCACAAAGAAG GTCAAGGATCCAGATTTAGGGGGTGCGACGGTGTATGAGAGGTGGGGTGCCACAAATATGGGCACAACT ATACAAAGGCTTAGTGCAGTTGATTCTGATTTTGCTCCATTCCTGCAACATGCGGGGGTTCCTTCTGTTGACATATACTATGGCAGAG ATTTTCCTGTATACCACACTGCTTTTGACTCCTATGACTGGATGACAAAGTACGGAGATCCAAAGTTTCAGCGGCATGTGGCTG TTGCAGGAATTTGGGGAATTGTAGCCCTTCACCTGGCTGATGATTCAGTTCTACCATTCAATTACCTCTCTTATGCTCACCAGTTGCAGGTGCTCAT GAGTATACAGATGTCTTGCGCAACCTGTTGGATGGTAGTGTATCTATTCATCCTTTGGTAG